Part of the Acidimicrobiales bacterium genome, CGGTGTTCGAGCGCAGGAGGTCGTCGATCTTCTGGGTCTCCTCGTAGTGGTGCTGGGCGAGGATCTCGTCACGGGCGGCGGCGCGGTTCTGGCTCATCATGATGATCGGCGCCTGCAGGCCGGCGAGCGCCGAGAGGATGAGGTTGAGGGCGATGAAGGGATAGGGGTCGAAGCCCTTGTGGTGCAGCAGGTGGCTGAGCAGCACCGAGTTCACCAGCATCCACGCCGCGATCATCCCGAGGAACAAGAAGATGAAGGGCCAGGAGCCCCCGAAGCTCGCGATCTGGTCGGCGACGCGCTCGCCGAGGGTCCGCCCGTCGTGCGCCTCTTGCAGGGCGGGATGCTGGTGCCGGGCCGGATGACGCCACGGGAACCAGCTGCTCGCGATCCGCCTCACGGTCGTTGTCGCCGCGTTCGTCATCTCTCCCCCTCACTCGTGTGGGCGCTCGCCCGTCGCAATCCTGGCCGCGCCGCGGCCGCGCCCAGCCTCACTGAAGCGGCGAGTAGGCGGTCGGGGTGAGGTAGCTCGACTCGATCTTGGCGACGAGGCTGCCGTCGACCTCGCTCGCTT contains:
- a CDS encoding DUF1003 domain-containing protein, with the translated sequence MTNAATTTVRRIASSWFPWRHPARHQHPALQEAHDGRTLGERVADQIASFGGSWPFIFLFLGMIAAWMLVNSVLLSHLLHHKGFDPYPFIALNLILSALAGLQAPIIMMSQNRAAARDEILAQHHYEETQKIDDLLRSNTDLTRQVHDLTTKIHLLAERLAAASPVPPTS